GCCGCACGCCTGCGAGCACACGCTCCACCTGCCCGCCCCGCGTGATCCGCCGGAACTTCTCCGGGTCGAGGGTGTCAATGCTGACGTTGACCCGGTCCAGCCCGGCGGCGGCGAGCGGACCGGCCATTGGCTCGAGCAGGATCCCGTTGGTGGTCATGGCCACGTCCCTGATCCCCGGGACCGAGGCGATGCGCCGGACGAGCTCCACTATGCCCGCCCGGATGATGGGCTCTCCGCCGGTGAGGCGGATCTTCTCGACCCCGAGCTCCGCGGCGATCTCGACTAGGAGGAGCAGTTCGTCGTCCTGGAGCAGTTCGGCCGGCGGGCGGTGGGAGATCCCCCGCTCCGGGACGCAGTAGACGCAGCGCAGGTTGCACCTGTCCGTGAGGGAGATGCGAAGGTCTCGAAGCGGCCTCCCGTGCTGATCGCGCATGGATGAAATCATTCTAGCACAGCGCCGCGCCGGAGAAACCTGGCAGGTTGACTCGCTGGTGGATCTTGAGCCGCCGGCCGGAGTCGAACCGGCTGGGGGTCCTGGAGCCGCCGACCGGAGTCGAACCGGTAACCCCCGCATTACAAGTGCGGTGCTCTGCCGGGTTGAGCTACGGCGGCCCGGTGCGGTCCGAATTATAG
This region of Armatimonadota bacterium genomic DNA includes:
- the moaA gene encoding GTP 3',8-cyclase MoaA, translating into MRGLPVRLRSAAPGPPAGSTPAGGSRSTSESTCQVSPARRCARMISSMRDQHGRPLRDLRISLTDRCNLRCVYCVPERGISHRPPAELLQDDELLLLVEIAAELGVEKIRLTGGEPIIRAGIVELVRRIASVPGIRDVAMTTNGILLEPMAGPLAAAGLDRVNVSIDTLDPEKFRRITRGGQVERVLAGVRRAEEVGLGPIKINSVVIRGHNEDDVVSLAALTLEHPWEVRFIEMMPFASLAGIEGAGMVPSEETRSRIEAALGHLEPLDLSGSAPSRTYRLSGARGRIGLISSMSEPFCEKCGRLRLTSSGRLRLCLLREDEEDLLAPLRAGASRDQMKVLLEAAAYRRPIGQALDQATSPVSCLMGRIGG